From Synergistales bacterium, one genomic window encodes:
- a CDS encoding ABC transporter substrate-binding protein produces the protein MRKFLAIAVVAALVLGALGGVAAAQDKVIKLGTLYPLTGPCATAGQRCKAAVMTAVEVINNAHPDLDVPLAAQEGVMDGYKFELVHADTQGKPNVGKSEAERLFNQEGVWAILGSYNSAVTKPASFVAERKGKIFMCGCSSSAALTERNFKHFFRIAPTDKTESHEFVTFMDWVNEKYDADIETVGLIYENTEFGKHAAEEGKAAADEAGYEVVADVAFSPGATTMDSEVQSLKAADPDVVFGACLGGDYTLWVRTMKKMNWLPKMSLNYCTGYQDPMIAKQLGDDGNYFMGGTGYSPQFADLMPAVAAVEEIYKEITEPSVPFDSDSIKEAAAMFVLAQAIEKAGELDHDKVAKTLHSNTWEAPLTLSGEVAFVPGGQNELAMSYLTQLQGGDYKIIYPPEVANAELVYPMVPWEER, from the coding sequence ATGCGAAAGTTTCTGGCAATTGCGGTAGTGGCGGCACTGGTGCTCGGCGCCCTCGGCGGCGTCGCGGCGGCTCAGGATAAGGTCATCAAGCTGGGGACGCTCTATCCACTGACGGGCCCCTGCGCCACGGCGGGACAGCGCTGCAAGGCGGCGGTCATGACGGCCGTCGAGGTGATCAACAACGCCCATCCCGATCTTGATGTGCCCCTGGCGGCCCAGGAAGGTGTCATGGACGGCTACAAGTTCGAGCTGGTCCATGCCGACACACAGGGCAAGCCGAATGTGGGGAAATCCGAGGCGGAGCGCCTCTTCAACCAGGAGGGCGTCTGGGCGATCCTCGGTTCCTACAACAGCGCCGTGACCAAGCCGGCGAGCTTCGTGGCGGAGCGCAAGGGCAAGATCTTCATGTGCGGCTGCTCCAGCTCGGCGGCGCTGACCGAACGCAATTTCAAGCACTTTTTCCGCATCGCCCCCACGGACAAGACGGAGTCCCACGAATTCGTGACCTTCATGGACTGGGTGAACGAGAAGTACGACGCCGACATCGAGACCGTGGGCCTGATCTACGAGAACACCGAATTCGGGAAGCACGCGGCCGAGGAGGGCAAGGCGGCTGCCGATGAAGCCGGCTACGAGGTCGTGGCCGACGTGGCCTTCAGCCCCGGCGCCACCACCATGGACAGCGAGGTCCAGAGCCTCAAGGCGGCCGATCCCGATGTGGTCTTCGGCGCCTGCCTCGGCGGCGACTACACCCTCTGGGTCCGGACCATGAAGAAGATGAACTGGCTCCCCAAGATGTCGCTGAACTACTGCACGGGCTACCAGGATCCCATGATCGCCAAGCAGCTCGGCGATGACGGCAACTACTTCATGGGCGGCACCGGCTATTCGCCGCAGTTCGCCGATCTGATGCCCGCCGTCGCCGCTGTGGAGGAGATCTACAAGGAGATCACCGAGCCCAGCGTGCCCTTCGACAGCGACAGCATCAAGGAAGCCGCCGCCATGTTCGTGCTGGCCCAGGCCATCGAAAAGGCCGGCGAGCTGGACCACGACAAGGTGGCCAAGACCCTCCACAGCAACACCTGGGAGGCCCCGCTGACGCTTTCGGGCGAGGTGGCCTTCGTACCGGGCGGCCAGAACGAGCTCGCCATGAGCTATCTCACCCAGCTGCAGGGCGGCGATTACAAGATCATCTATCCGCCTGAAGTGGCCAATGCGGAACTCGTCTATCCCATGGTTCCCTGGGAAGAGCGGTAA
- a CDS encoding NADH-quinone oxidoreductase subunit D: MTSDGTRIAVTETELSPCGEEGYDLYFGPAHAASGNFGVKLGIRGERVVRARADPGYLHRGFEKLMEYRAPIQNAVLSDRICVFESLNWNLLHAEAVEELLGVEVPERAMYIRVVMAELSRIQSHLIWYGAFSLALGFDTGFKMAFGYRDYILDLFEAITGGRVYPAGYICPGGVRRDFPPGMAERIEGVLQRLEEMVRLLETEYLTLLERTEGVGVLTPEAARRCGATGPVLRASGIARDVRDEEPYEVYDRLEFEVPSRPGGDAGARYRLAADEIRQSMSLVRQALAGLPGGEAVAPRFGKPNVTMKLPEGEVYVRNEVARGEGAMYMVGNGEPTPWRVKIKGPSFLHMIPLLEHLFTGAEIADIPAIYWSLNICPADMDR, encoded by the coding sequence ATGACCAGTGACGGCACCCGGATTGCGGTGACGGAGACGGAGCTCTCCCCCTGCGGGGAGGAGGGCTACGACCTCTATTTCGGTCCGGCCCATGCGGCGTCGGGGAACTTCGGCGTCAAACTGGGCATCCGCGGCGAGCGGGTGGTGCGGGCCAGGGCGGATCCGGGCTATCTCCACCGGGGGTTCGAGAAGCTCATGGAGTACCGGGCGCCCATCCAAAATGCCGTGCTCTCCGACCGGATCTGCGTCTTCGAGTCCCTCAACTGGAACCTCCTCCACGCCGAGGCGGTGGAGGAGCTTTTGGGCGTGGAGGTGCCGGAACGGGCCATGTACATCCGGGTGGTCATGGCCGAGCTCTCCCGGATCCAGTCGCACCTGATCTGGTACGGCGCCTTCTCGCTGGCTCTGGGCTTCGATACGGGCTTCAAGATGGCCTTCGGCTACCGGGACTACATCCTCGACCTCTTCGAGGCGATCACCGGGGGCAGGGTCTATCCCGCCGGATACATCTGCCCCGGCGGGGTGCGGCGGGACTTCCCGCCGGGGATGGCGGAACGGATCGAAGGGGTGCTCCAGCGTCTGGAGGAGATGGTCCGCCTGCTGGAGACGGAGTACCTCACCCTGCTGGAACGGACCGAAGGGGTGGGTGTGCTTACCCCCGAAGCGGCCCGCCGCTGCGGGGCCACCGGGCCGGTGCTCCGCGCCTCCGGTATCGCCCGGGACGTGCGCGACGAGGAGCCCTACGAGGTCTACGACCGGCTGGAGTTCGAGGTGCCTTCCAGGCCCGGGGGCGACGCCGGGGCGCGCTACCGGCTGGCCGCCGACGAGATCCGGCAGTCCATGTCGCTGGTCCGGCAGGCGCTGGCCGGGCTCCCCGGCGGGGAGGCCGTCGCGCCGAGGTTCGGGAAACCCAATGTGACCATGAAGCTCCCCGAGGGGGAGGTCTATGTGCGCAACGAGGTGGCCCGCGGCGAAGGGGCGATGTACATGGTGGGCAACGGGGAGCCCACGCCCTGGCGGGTGAAGATCAAGGGGCCTTCCTTCCTCCACATGATCCCCCTTCTGGAGCATCTGTTCACCGGCGCCGAGATCGCCGATATCCCCGCGATCTACTGGAGTCTGAACATATGTCCCGCCGATATGGATAGGTGA
- a CDS encoding 4Fe-4S binding protein has protein sequence MMEMLTVVLRNLLSKPMTVPFPDEAIPFADKYRGRHLYELEKCVSCSLCARVCPNRAIVMVQAPEGERERYPRLYPEVDFGKCCFCGLCQDICPTGALTLSRDVFLSTFDPDRVSLEPFPPEREKGGAGG, from the coding sequence ATGATGGAAATGCTGACTGTGGTCCTGCGGAATCTCCTGTCGAAGCCGATGACCGTCCCCTTTCCCGACGAGGCGATCCCCTTCGCCGACAAGTATCGAGGGAGACATCTGTACGAGCTGGAAAAGTGTGTCTCCTGCTCGCTCTGCGCCAGGGTCTGTCCCAACCGGGCCATCGTGATGGTCCAGGCGCCGGAGGGGGAGCGGGAGCGCTATCCCAGGCTCTACCCGGAGGTGGATTTCGGCAAGTGCTGTTTCTGCGGTCTCTGCCAGGATATCTGTCCGACAGGGGCGCTGACGCTCTCCCGCGATGTCTTCCTGTCCACCTTCGACCCCGACCGCGTCTCTCTCGAACCGTTCCCCCCGGAACGCGAAAAGGGGGGCGCCGGGGGATAG
- a CDS encoding NADH-quinone oxidoreductase subunit C yields MAERETALLEAAGEAFPAVEGWVQRRGRVWLQAEAGQLVPLCRWLQEKGCDHLSALSVTDWPEEGILMETCHLWSGALGTVVTVKVRVDRSDPAAPSLGGLFGENARIHERELHELFGVRFDGNPDLAPLFLEEWEGPPPFRKDFDWRAYVREQHYSSDNERERAYYDQ; encoded by the coding sequence ATGGCAGAGCGTGAGACGGCGCTTCTCGAGGCGGCGGGCGAGGCGTTCCCGGCCGTGGAAGGCTGGGTGCAGCGGCGGGGCCGGGTCTGGCTGCAGGCGGAGGCGGGACAGCTGGTGCCGCTCTGCCGATGGCTCCAGGAGAAGGGATGCGATCATCTTTCGGCCCTGTCGGTGACCGACTGGCCCGAAGAGGGGATCCTTATGGAGACCTGTCATCTTTGGTCCGGCGCCCTGGGGACCGTGGTCACGGTGAAGGTTCGGGTGGACAGGTCCGATCCCGCGGCGCCCTCGCTGGGCGGCCTCTTCGGGGAGAACGCCCGGATCCACGAGCGGGAGCTCCACGAGCTCTTCGGGGTGCGCTTCGACGGCAATCCCGATCTCGCCCCGCTCTTCCTGGAGGAGTGGGAGGGTCCGCCGCCCTTCCGGAAGGACTTCGACTGGCGGGCCTACGTGCGGGAGCAGCACTACAGCAGCGACAACGAACGGGAGCGTGCCTACTATGACCAGTGA
- a CDS encoding branched-chain amino acid ABC transporter permease: MTLFVQVTLDGLLTGLLYALVATGLSLIWGVMDVINFAHGEYLMVAMYVSYWLGFLMNIDPLFSWIGAAVFVFILAALTYKLIIKFTVGKSALSALLATFGLSMVLKNTALYNFSPNFRLLSDTILGGKRFLIGDIVIPLPQVVIGIFAVVVVGTLFWLIKRTRLGWAIQATALNKQAAELMGINTEWIYTLVFGLGGACCGIAGGLLPSYLAVHPEVGSLFSLIAFVIVALGGFGSIPGAFLAALMIGLVEAYSGFYIAPVFKYVAVFGIYIVVVMFRPRGLFGW, from the coding sequence ATGACCTTATTTGTTCAGGTGACCCTGGACGGGCTGCTGACGGGCCTGCTCTACGCCCTGGTCGCCACTGGCCTCAGTCTGATCTGGGGGGTCATGGATGTCATCAACTTTGCGCATGGCGAGTACCTGATGGTCGCCATGTACGTGAGCTACTGGCTTGGTTTTCTGATGAATATCGATCCCCTGTTCTCCTGGATCGGTGCCGCCGTCTTTGTCTTTATTCTTGCGGCGCTCACCTATAAGTTAATTATTAAATTTACGGTGGGGAAATCGGCGCTCTCGGCGCTTCTGGCCACCTTCGGTCTCTCGATGGTGCTGAAGAACACGGCGCTCTACAACTTCTCCCCCAATTTCCGTTTGCTCAGCGACACCATCCTCGGGGGCAAGCGCTTTCTCATCGGCGATATCGTCATCCCTCTCCCCCAGGTGGTGATCGGCATCTTCGCCGTGGTGGTGGTGGGGACGCTCTTCTGGCTGATCAAGCGGACCCGTCTCGGCTGGGCGATCCAGGCGACGGCGCTGAACAAGCAGGCTGCGGAGCTCATGGGGATCAACACGGAGTGGATCTACACGCTGGTCTTCGGGCTCGGCGGCGCCTGCTGCGGGATCGCCGGCGGGCTGCTGCCGTCCTATCTCGCCGTCCATCCCGAGGTGGGGAGTCTGTTCAGTCTCATCGCCTTCGTGATCGTGGCCCTCGGCGGGTTCGGGAGTATCCCCGGGGCCTTCCTGGCGGCGCTGATGATCGGTCTCGTGGAGGCCTACAGCGGGTTCTACATCGCCCCGGTCTTCAAGTACGTGGCCGTCTTCGGCATCTATATCGTGGTCGTCATGTTCCGGCCGCGTGGACTCTTTGGGTGGTGA